One Candidatus Lernaella stagnicola DNA window includes the following coding sequences:
- a CDS encoding HDOD domain-containing protein, with the protein MTEGFYTSDAVRKMVKTDISRKLRDGSLDVPTLPQVANQVLALVNRPDVTAKDLEAVISHDQKLAARLIKVANSPVYGGVAKITSIQRAVVTIGLRSLQEMVFSIAMGEKIFHSKTFAKYMEHLWHHSLAVGFIAREIARLKSLDSEYAFLCGMLHDVGKPILLNSMESLSRKKRDRFYFTNELVDEILHDFHEQVGGLVATSWRFPDLLKGAIRHHHDYGDAGAVQQMALLTHVANLFAHAFGFGSYADDYPVNLNNERPLYELNLFPDEVQNLRETLPAKVQQAIDDFK; encoded by the coding sequence ATGACCGAGGGTTTCTACACAAGCGACGCCGTACGCAAGATGGTGAAAACCGATATCAGCCGCAAGTTACGTGACGGCTCTCTGGACGTGCCGACCTTGCCGCAGGTGGCCAATCAGGTTTTGGCACTCGTCAACCGTCCCGATGTCACCGCCAAAGATCTGGAAGCAGTGATTTCGCATGACCAGAAACTGGCGGCCCGCCTGATCAAGGTCGCCAACAGCCCCGTCTATGGCGGCGTGGCGAAAATCACGTCCATCCAGAGAGCCGTGGTCACTATCGGCTTGCGCTCCTTGCAGGAGATGGTGTTCTCCATCGCCATGGGCGAAAAAATCTTTCACTCGAAAACCTTCGCCAAATACATGGAGCACCTGTGGCACCACTCGTTGGCCGTGGGTTTCATTGCGCGGGAGATCGCGCGCTTGAAATCGCTGGATTCCGAATACGCTTTCCTCTGCGGCATGCTGCATGATGTCGGCAAGCCGATCTTGCTCAATTCGATGGAAAGCTTGAGCCGAAAAAAGCGCGATCGGTTTTATTTCACCAACGAGTTGGTCGACGAAATCCTGCACGACTTCCACGAACAAGTCGGCGGCCTGGTCGCCACGTCATGGCGCTTTCCCGATCTGCTCAAGGGCGCGATCCGCCACCACCACGATTACGGCGACGCCGGGGCCGTGCAACAAATGGCGCTGCTGACTCACGTTGCCAACCTGTTCGCCCACGCGTTTGGTTTCGGCAGTTACGCCGACGATTACCCGGTGAACTTGAACAACGAACGTCCGCTATACGAACTCAACCTGTTCCCCGACGAAGTGCAAAACCTGCGCGAGACACTGCCGGCAAAGGTCCAACAGGCCATCGACGATTTCAAATAA
- a CDS encoding aryl-sulfate sulfotransferase: MKASRFALLLLVGLVALGLAAGACDDDGDDGHDDGASDDDNDDDDNDTAVGDDDDDDTPFECAVDNQDAIVGLLYCRTGAHEGYSLFSPLFGFKTYLIDMYGRVVNQWRTNHTPGNSEYLLTDGTLLRTGAVVQPYFVAGGAGGVVQRLDWDGNLLWEFEYASPEHVLHHDIEMLPNGNILMIAFEHKSAAEAIAAGRDPDLLADDELWIDHLIEVRPSGARSGDIVWEWHIWDHLVQDFDPTKAHYGVVADHPERIDVNYINEAPIADWTHLNTVTYHVELDQIMLSSREFSEVWIIDHGTTTEEAAGHTGGRYGRGGDLLYRWGNPAAYRIPDAEQTFYGQHDTHWIADGLSGAGHALAFNNGDLRAPVEFSSIDEWILPLQADGSYEYFPGVGYGPDAPVWSYAAPNPGDFFAPRLSGVQRLPGGNTLICDGTNGEFFEVTPAGQIVWRYVNPITPLGAVNPDGWIPETPDGRANAVFRVRRFDPDYPGLAGRDLTPGDTIEGGR, encoded by the coding sequence ATGAAAGCCTCACGATTCGCGCTGTTGTTGTTGGTCGGTTTGGTGGCGCTTGGCTTGGCGGCCGGGGCGTGCGACGACGACGGTGATGACGGCCACGACGACGGTGCCTCCGACGACGACAACGATGACGACGACAACGACACCGCGGTCGGCGACGATGACGACGACGATACGCCGTTCGAATGCGCGGTAGATAATCAAGACGCCATCGTGGGGCTGCTCTACTGCCGGACCGGGGCGCACGAGGGGTATTCGCTCTTCTCGCCGCTGTTCGGCTTCAAAACCTACCTCATCGATATGTACGGGCGTGTCGTGAACCAGTGGCGCACCAACCACACGCCGGGTAATTCCGAATACCTTTTGACAGACGGCACGCTGCTGCGCACCGGCGCGGTTGTGCAGCCCTACTTCGTGGCCGGCGGGGCCGGCGGGGTTGTGCAGCGCTTGGATTGGGACGGCAATCTGCTGTGGGAGTTCGAATACGCCAGCCCCGAGCACGTGTTGCATCACGATATCGAAATGCTGCCCAACGGCAACATCTTGATGATCGCCTTCGAGCATAAAAGCGCCGCCGAAGCGATTGCCGCCGGTCGCGATCCGGATTTGCTGGCCGACGACGAACTATGGATCGATCACCTTATCGAGGTTCGCCCCTCCGGCGCTCGCAGCGGTGACATCGTATGGGAGTGGCACATTTGGGATCACCTCGTCCAGGATTTCGACCCGACCAAAGCCCACTACGGGGTTGTGGCCGACCACCCCGAACGGATTGACGTGAACTACATCAACGAAGCGCCCATCGCCGATTGGACGCACCTGAACACCGTCACCTACCACGTCGAGTTGGACCAGATCATGCTCAGTTCGCGCGAATTCAGCGAGGTGTGGATCATCGACCACGGCACGACCACCGAAGAGGCGGCGGGGCACACGGGCGGACGCTACGGGCGCGGCGGCGACCTTCTGTATCGGTGGGGCAACCCGGCGGCGTATCGGATACCGGACGCGGAGCAGACGTTCTACGGCCAACACGACACGCACTGGATCGCCGACGGCCTTTCCGGAGCGGGGCACGCGCTTGCGTTCAACAACGGCGATTTGCGCGCGCCGGTGGAGTTCTCCTCGATTGACGAATGGATTCTACCGCTGCAAGCCGATGGTTCCTATGAGTACTTTCCTGGAGTCGGCTACGGGCCGGACGCGCCAGTGTGGAGTTACGCCGCGCCGAACCCCGGCGACTTCTTCGCGCCGCGCCTCTCGGGCGTCCAGCGCCTGCCGGGCGGCAATACGCTTATTTGTGACGGCACCAACGGCGAGTTTTTCGAAGTGACCCCTGCCGGTCAAATCGTGTGGCGCTACGTCAATCCGATAACGCCCTTGGGCGCGGTCAATCCGGACGGCTGGATCCCTGAAACGCCCGACGGCCGGGCCAACGCCGTGTTTCGCGTGCGGCGCTTCGATCCGGATTACCCGGGCCTGGCTGGACGCGACCTGACGCCGGGCGACACCATCGAGGGCGGCCGCTAG
- a CDS encoding MXAN_5187 C-terminal domain-containing protein, with the protein MEIEQAIAQIKKAMFDLRRDYEQFFKGDLRRPPMAERDRVQKILTKLQVMRVTNTQLKFQIQTVGNQFLTYCRLWDRIMAQIETGTYAPDRFKADQRVGRVDDISEKRSKTGEAPPRAMSNEREMRVLYNQYITARHKTGENTRLSYNAFQRSVEKQRPVIEKRLGRDAAFKVVVEDGRAKVKGS; encoded by the coding sequence ATGGAAATCGAACAAGCCATTGCACAAATCAAGAAAGCTATGTTCGACTTGCGGCGCGATTACGAGCAATTTTTCAAGGGCGACCTTCGCCGTCCGCCGATGGCCGAGCGCGACCGCGTGCAAAAAATCCTCACGAAACTGCAAGTCATGCGTGTGACCAACACGCAGCTAAAGTTCCAAATCCAGACGGTCGGCAACCAATTCCTGACCTATTGCCGTCTGTGGGATCGCATCATGGCGCAGATCGAGACCGGCACGTACGCCCCCGATCGTTTCAAAGCCGATCAGCGCGTGGGACGCGTGGACGACATCTCCGAGAAACGATCCAAGACCGGCGAAGCGCCGCCGCGTGCCATGTCCAACGAGCGCGAGATGCGGGTGCTGTACAACCAGTACATCACCGCCCGCCACAAAACCGGCGAGAACACGCGCTTGAGTTACAACGCGTTTCAACGCTCGGTGGAGAAGCAGCGTCCGGTCATTGAAAAGCGACTCGGGCGTGACGCCGCGTTCAAGGTCGTGGTCGAGGACGGCCGCGCCAAAGTCAAAGGCTCCTGA
- a CDS encoding Xaa-Pro peptidase family protein: MTIVDRADFPLVPETEIPPRHEAFRRLLGESDVALAVVTHPVDVFYLTGSMPDGWLLFPRDAKPTLLVRKSLERARRETSHTTVDPFRGARGLAALIREHVGAGEMRLGLDLDVCPAALHLKLAELLPGTAWIDTGSLIRRVRAVKSAWEIEQHKQAARQHVATFAAIREHLAEGVTELELSTAAEAAMRREGHQGLVRFRRPGMELWFCIVGTGPGAAYPTAFDGPMGSDGLHPASGLVAGHRPIRRHVPVMADILGNHYGYHADIARTFCLGEPPDAVHRAHDFCREALRRVEKLLVPGTPWSDVYVAVDDWARQTGEPEGFMGYGENRVKFFGHGVGLEVDEFPVLAKGFRQPLEAGMVVAVEPKAYSPDLGPAGLEMSYVITDQGPVPLLDYPEEIIVVD, from the coding sequence ATGACGATTGTCGACCGCGCCGATTTCCCACTCGTTCCCGAAACCGAAATTCCACCTCGCCACGAGGCGTTCCGCCGTTTGCTGGGTGAAAGCGACGTCGCGCTGGCCGTCGTGACCCACCCGGTCGATGTCTTCTATTTGACCGGCTCGATGCCCGATGGCTGGCTGCTTTTTCCCCGCGACGCAAAGCCCACGCTGCTGGTTCGCAAAAGCCTCGAGCGGGCGCGGCGCGAAACGTCGCACACCACGGTCGACCCGTTTCGCGGCGCGCGCGGCTTGGCCGCTCTCATTCGCGAGCACGTCGGCGCAGGCGAGATGCGTCTGGGCCTCGACCTGGATGTCTGCCCCGCGGCGTTGCATTTGAAGCTGGCTGAGCTGCTGCCCGGCACCGCGTGGATCGACACCGGCTCGCTGATCCGGCGCGTGCGTGCCGTCAAATCGGCGTGGGAAATCGAACAACACAAACAAGCCGCCCGTCAGCACGTAGCCACGTTCGCCGCCATCCGGGAACATTTGGCCGAAGGCGTTACCGAACTGGAACTCTCCACCGCCGCCGAAGCCGCCATGCGGCGCGAAGGCCACCAGGGGCTCGTACGCTTTCGCCGCCCCGGCATGGAATTGTGGTTCTGCATTGTGGGCACCGGCCCGGGCGCCGCGTATCCGACCGCCTTCGACGGTCCCATGGGCAGCGACGGCCTGCACCCCGCCTCCGGGTTGGTGGCCGGGCACCGTCCCATTCGCCGTCACGTGCCGGTCATGGCTGACATCCTCGGCAACCACTACGGCTACCACGCCGATATCGCCCGCACTTTTTGCTTGGGCGAGCCGCCCGACGCCGTGCACCGCGCTCACGACTTCTGCCGCGAAGCCCTGCGCCGCGTCGAGAAACTTCTCGTACCCGGCACGCCGTGGAGCGATGTGTACGTGGCGGTGGATGACTGGGCGCGCCAAACGGGCGAGCCGGAAGGCTTCATGGGGTACGGCGAGAATCGCGTGAAATTCTTTGGCCACGGCGTGGGGTTGGAGGTCGACGAATTCCCGGTCCTGGCCAAAGGCTTCCGGCAGCCGCTCGAAGCCGGGATGGTCGTGGCCGTCGAACCCAAAGCCTACTCGCCGGACTTAGGCCCGGCCGGGTTGGAAATGAGTTACGTCATCACCGACCAGGGCCCTGTGCCTCTGCTGGACTACCCCGAAGAGATCATCGTCGTCGACTAA
- a CDS encoding S8 family serine peptidase, with protein MKRLLVVILAVALAIPALAVAGDAVLLKSRTLQGASSPLPWTTLAPYVGRHVLVQLAVTPTRGERDDLAADGLHLLQPIPDRAYFAYVETRDWGAIKAPAQLTMAMELEPEDKMHPRLVTGQVDAYLFDGDGNVLLLVKFHGDVTLKAQQELLTGVGADVVQHLPELSLAYVAMPAVEDAHWLAERDAVEYVTLPEPAWEARNDKVRRVMRAEVAWDEPYSVDGSSVTAMVYDAGAVPMQGNQSKHPDLAGRLTRGPNSMQEFGIYHATHVACTIGGSGQLSGGTYAGIAPGANIISMDLTTGSYSPTNFPFVQNSGDIDMSYRAAIEDYGVQTANNSIGANLGANQPVTKCDWMGDYTITAALIDEIVRGRHGAPITIVWANGNEVGSGCSDGFYSTPPPSPAKNTISVGATSSIDESIAPFSSLGPVDDGRIRPDVSAPGYESFILGTKSCGFGLFGGDPSYQDMSGTSMAAPAVTGATALLFDYWNKEIGGDDPHPALVKALVIHGAVDLGPNGPDFVYGYGGLRIPPMLDLIAAGTFEALELDQGDQYEQAFTHDGKGQVKVTLVWTDPAGAPQAQKALVNNLNMKLVGPGGAETFPWKLNPQAPAQPATRGVDNLNPVEQVQIKNAAAGTYTVVIKGVNVPQGPQDAYFVYEGLTLAVGDDDDTTDDDDVDDDAVDDDDVTDDDTIDDDDDANDDDSDASDTDDDDDNDEGGCGC; from the coding sequence ATGAAACGCCTACTCGTTGTTATTCTCGCGGTTGCGCTGGCGATCCCCGCCTTGGCGGTGGCTGGCGACGCCGTGTTGCTGAAAAGCCGAACGCTGCAGGGCGCATCCTCACCGCTGCCGTGGACGACGCTGGCGCCGTATGTCGGTCGTCACGTCCTGGTGCAGTTAGCTGTTACGCCGACCCGAGGCGAGCGCGATGACCTCGCGGCGGACGGCCTGCACCTGCTACAGCCGATTCCCGACCGCGCCTACTTCGCCTACGTCGAAACGCGCGACTGGGGTGCGATCAAGGCCCCGGCTCAGTTGACCATGGCCATGGAACTGGAACCCGAGGACAAGATGCATCCGCGTCTGGTGACGGGGCAGGTCGACGCGTATCTTTTTGACGGCGACGGGAACGTATTGTTGCTCGTGAAATTTCACGGCGACGTCACGCTCAAAGCGCAACAGGAATTGCTGACCGGTGTCGGCGCGGATGTCGTCCAACACCTGCCTGAACTCAGCCTCGCGTACGTCGCCATGCCCGCGGTGGAAGACGCGCACTGGCTGGCCGAACGCGACGCCGTGGAATACGTGACGCTGCCCGAACCGGCCTGGGAAGCCCGCAACGACAAAGTGCGGCGGGTGATGCGGGCCGAAGTGGCATGGGACGAACCCTATTCCGTCGACGGCAGCAGCGTCACGGCGATGGTCTACGACGCGGGCGCGGTGCCGATGCAGGGCAACCAGTCCAAGCACCCGGACCTCGCCGGCCGGTTGACGCGCGGCCCGAACAGCATGCAGGAATTCGGCATCTACCACGCGACCCACGTGGCGTGCACCATCGGCGGCAGCGGCCAGCTAAGCGGCGGCACCTACGCCGGTATCGCGCCGGGCGCCAACATCATTTCGATGGACCTGACAACCGGTTCCTATTCGCCGACTAATTTCCCCTTCGTGCAAAACAGCGGCGACATCGACATGAGCTACCGCGCCGCTATCGAAGACTACGGCGTGCAGACCGCCAACAATTCCATCGGGGCGAACCTCGGTGCCAACCAACCCGTCACCAAGTGCGACTGGATGGGCGACTACACCATCACCGCGGCGCTGATCGACGAAATCGTCCGCGGGCGGCACGGCGCGCCGATCACCATCGTCTGGGCCAACGGCAACGAAGTGGGCTCGGGGTGCAGTGATGGTTTCTACAGCACGCCGCCGCCGTCACCGGCCAAGAACACGATTTCCGTCGGCGCCACCAGCTCGATCGACGAGAGCATCGCGCCCTTCTCGAGCCTGGGCCCCGTGGACGACGGCCGCATTCGGCCCGACGTTTCCGCGCCGGGTTACGAAAGCTTCATCCTCGGGACCAAAAGTTGCGGCTTCGGCTTGTTCGGCGGCGACCCGTCATATCAGGACATGAGCGGCACGAGCATGGCCGCGCCCGCCGTCACCGGCGCGACGGCACTGCTCTTTGACTACTGGAACAAGGAAATCGGCGGCGACGATCCGCACCCGGCGTTGGTCAAGGCGCTGGTCATCCATGGTGCGGTAGACCTGGGACCGAACGGGCCGGATTTCGTATACGGCTACGGCGGTCTGCGGATTCCGCCGATGCTCGACCTGATCGCCGCCGGCACGTTTGAAGCGCTCGAGCTCGACCAGGGCGACCAATACGAACAGGCGTTTACCCACGACGGCAAAGGCCAAGTCAAGGTGACGCTCGTCTGGACCGACCCCGCCGGCGCGCCACAAGCGCAAAAGGCGTTGGTCAACAACTTGAACATGAAACTTGTCGGCCCCGGCGGCGCGGAAACTTTCCCCTGGAAATTGAATCCGCAGGCCCCGGCGCAACCGGCCACCCGCGGCGTCGATAACCTGAACCCCGTCGAGCAGGTGCAGATCAAAAACGCCGCCGCCGGCACCTACACGGTGGTGATCAAGGGCGTCAACGTGCCGCAAGGCCCGCAGGACGCGTACTTCGTTTACGAAGGATTGACCCTCGCCGTCGGCGATGATGACGACACCACCGATGACGACGACGTGGATGACGACGCCGTTGATGACGACGACGTCACCGATGACGACACAATCGATGACGACGACGACGCTAACGACGACGATTCGGACGCATCCGACACCGATGACGATGATGATAACGATGAAGGCGGCTGCGGCTGCTGA
- a CDS encoding DUF2461 domain-containing protein, translated as MSGDAFQGFTKQTASFFRGLKKNNDKAWFTAHREQYDEHALEPARAFVVALGDKLRTIAPGVVADPRVNKSLFRIHRDTRFSHDKSPYKTHMGLWLWEGPHRGRMENSGFYFHLEPPNIMLGIGLYRFTDTALKNYRIDGAHPVHGRALRDAVDKLTKKGFAIGGLHYKRVPRSVDPTHPNAELLRHNGLYVGVEMKIPDAFYTTKLPAFSLRLYKQMLPLHQWLLAFTERNL; from the coding sequence ATGTCCGGCGACGCTTTCCAAGGTTTCACTAAGCAGACCGCATCTTTTTTCCGCGGTCTCAAAAAAAACAACGACAAAGCGTGGTTTACGGCTCACCGCGAGCAATACGACGAGCACGCGCTGGAACCCGCGCGCGCTTTCGTGGTGGCCCTCGGCGACAAATTGCGCACCATCGCGCCGGGCGTTGTGGCCGATCCGCGGGTCAACAAATCGCTGTTCCGCATCCATCGCGACACACGTTTTTCCCACGACAAATCGCCGTACAAAACCCATATGGGTCTGTGGCTGTGGGAGGGGCCCCACCGCGGCCGCATGGAGAACTCCGGTTTCTACTTTCACCTTGAGCCGCCGAACATCATGTTGGGTATCGGCCTCTATCGCTTCACCGACACCGCGCTGAAAAACTACCGCATCGACGGGGCACACCCGGTGCACGGCCGGGCCTTACGCGACGCGGTGGATAAACTTACGAAAAAGGGCTTTGCCATTGGCGGCCTGCACTACAAGCGCGTGCCGCGATCGGTCGACCCTACGCACCCGAACGCCGAGTTGCTCCGACACAACGGTTTGTACGTCGGGGTTGAAATGAAGATCCCGGACGCGTTTTATACAACCAAGCTGCCGGCGTTTTCTTTGCGGCTGTACAAACAAATGTTGCCGCTGCACCAATGGTTGCTGGCATTCACCGAGCGAAACCTTTAA
- a CDS encoding inner membrane CreD family protein, with product MVKRIVAIVLIFILVLVAWLVLAGMTKSRSNQASRELAEEVAALWGDRQVQPAPTLTFMWATPDPATKKKHGKKAPQVWHEKPVLLESSAINVDFDLSHRKKGLLWYATYGLTFAGDYGYVHNEDVAGFLQITARFPSQRAIYDDFHFIVDGVENPQMTPVDVHDGKAVVEKIPVKPGQPVAFSVAYKSRGLDYWRYTFGENVNRVKSFDLAMTTNFRDIDFPDGSMSPTTKNETPNGWQLEWKFSNLISGFDIGMEMPKKLNPGPLAAQISFFAPLTLLYFFVWLFVITLLKKIDLHPMNYLFLSAAFFSFHLLLAYTVDHLDLLPAFLLSSAVSVVLVISYLRLAVGLRFAAVEAGLAQIVYLVLFSYAHFYRGWTGLIVTVGSILTLFLLMQLTGRINWAEKFAPRPPVQRPIVPPQPRP from the coding sequence ATGGTGAAGCGAATCGTGGCGATTGTCCTGATTTTTATTCTGGTATTAGTGGCTTGGCTCGTGCTGGCCGGCATGACCAAATCCCGGTCGAACCAAGCTTCGCGCGAACTGGCCGAAGAAGTGGCCGCCTTGTGGGGCGATCGTCAGGTTCAACCCGCGCCGACGCTGACTTTCATGTGGGCGACCCCCGACCCGGCTACCAAGAAGAAGCACGGCAAGAAAGCTCCGCAGGTCTGGCACGAAAAGCCGGTGTTACTGGAATCCTCCGCGATCAACGTGGATTTCGACCTTTCCCACCGCAAAAAGGGGCTGCTGTGGTACGCCACATACGGCCTGACCTTCGCCGGCGACTACGGCTACGTACACAACGAAGACGTCGCCGGTTTCCTGCAGATCACCGCCCGCTTTCCGAGTCAGCGCGCGATTTACGATGACTTCCACTTCATCGTCGACGGCGTCGAGAACCCGCAAATGACCCCTGTGGACGTTCACGACGGCAAGGCGGTGGTCGAGAAGATCCCGGTTAAACCGGGGCAACCGGTGGCGTTTTCCGTAGCGTACAAGAGCCGCGGCCTCGATTACTGGCGCTACACCTTCGGCGAAAACGTGAACCGCGTGAAAAGTTTCGACCTGGCCATGACCACGAATTTCCGCGACATCGATTTCCCCGATGGTTCGATGTCTCCCACGACCAAAAACGAAACGCCGAACGGCTGGCAGTTGGAATGGAAATTCAGCAACCTCATTTCCGGTTTCGATATCGGTATGGAGATGCCCAAGAAGCTGAATCCCGGCCCCCTGGCCGCGCAGATCAGCTTCTTTGCGCCCCTCACTTTGCTGTATTTCTTCGTCTGGCTTTTCGTGATCACCCTGCTGAAAAAGATCGACCTGCACCCGATGAACTACCTGTTCCTGAGCGCCGCCTTTTTCAGCTTCCACCTGCTGCTGGCCTATACCGTCGACCACCTCGATCTGCTGCCGGCTTTCCTGCTCAGTTCGGCCGTTTCGGTCGTTTTGGTGATCAGCTACCTGCGCCTCGCGGTCGGCCTGCGCTTCGCGGCGGTCGAGGCGGGCCTCGCGCAAATCGTCTACCTCGTCCTGTTCTCGTACGCGCACTTCTACCGCGGTTGGACGGGGCTGATCGTCACCGTGGGCAGCATCCTGACCCTCTTCCTGCTCATGCAACTGACCGGCCGCATCAACTGGGCCGAGAAATTCGCGCCCCGGCCCCCGGTCCAGCGCCCTATCGTCCCACCGCAACCGCGACCTTAA
- a CDS encoding aryl-sulfate sulfotransferase: MKKTMWLLAILLLPAVLLGAISCGDDDDDNGATDDDDDNDNDATGDDDDDNNDNDDDDNDTSFECSENNANWTVGLLLCQSGVSPGYTLFSPMLGFQTYLIDELGRVVNQWETNHTPGNSEYLLPDGNLLRTGKMLQNNFMAGGAGGILQLLSWDNEILWEFEHADASHLQHHDVAPLPNGNILVIAWEKKTESQAIAAGRDPARIREREIWSERVFEVEPTGTSGGNIVWEWRLWDHLVQDRDAGQANYGVVSEHPELIDINYPYDDSLADVFHLNTVYYVEEFDQIILSSRHFSEVWVIDHSTTTAEASGHSGGNSDKGGDLLYRWGNPEAYGMGDATRFFYGQHDSQRIEEGIPGAGNILVFNNGVGRSWERYSTVDEFTPPLQADGSYTRTAGEAFGPDELVWSYIAPEPGDLYSLNVSGVQRLPNGNTLVCSGNQGEIFEVTPDGQMVWIYINPATAFGVLDQYDQVPTTPGGNANSLFKTRRYAPGYSGFEGRDMTPGDYVEGGG; this comes from the coding sequence ATGAAGAAAACAATGTGGCTCCTGGCTATTCTCCTGTTGCCGGCGGTGCTCCTCGGCGCGATATCCTGCGGTGACGACGATGACGACAACGGCGCCACCGACGACGATGACGATAACGACAACGACGCGACCGGCGACGATGACGACGACAATAACGACAACGATGACGACGATAATGATACGTCCTTCGAGTGTTCGGAAAACAACGCAAACTGGACGGTCGGCCTGCTGTTGTGCCAATCCGGCGTGTCGCCGGGCTACACCCTGTTTTCGCCGATGTTGGGCTTTCAGACCTATCTGATCGACGAGTTGGGCCGCGTGGTCAACCAGTGGGAAACCAACCACACCCCCGGCAACTCCGAGTACCTACTGCCGGACGGCAACCTGCTGCGCACCGGCAAAATGCTGCAAAATAATTTTATGGCCGGCGGCGCGGGCGGGATCCTTCAGCTTCTGAGTTGGGATAACGAAATCTTGTGGGAGTTCGAACACGCCGACGCCTCACACCTGCAGCATCATGACGTGGCGCCGCTGCCCAACGGCAACATCCTGGTCATTGCCTGGGAAAAGAAAACCGAGAGCCAGGCCATTGCCGCCGGGCGCGACCCCGCGCGCATTCGGGAACGTGAAATCTGGTCCGAGCGGGTTTTTGAGGTAGAGCCGACGGGCACCTCGGGCGGCAACATCGTTTGGGAGTGGCGGCTTTGGGACCACCTGGTGCAGGACCGCGATGCGGGCCAGGCGAATTACGGCGTGGTGTCGGAGCATCCGGAGTTGATCGATATCAACTACCCGTACGACGATTCGCTGGCGGATGTTTTCCACCTCAACACGGTGTATTACGTGGAGGAATTCGATCAGATCATCCTGAGCTCACGCCATTTCAGCGAAGTGTGGGTCATCGACCACAGCACGACGACCGCTGAAGCCTCCGGTCACAGCGGCGGCAACAGCGACAAGGGCGGCGACCTGCTCTATCGATGGGGCAATCCGGAAGCCTACGGCATGGGCGACGCAACGCGCTTTTTTTACGGCCAGCACGACTCGCAGCGAATCGAGGAAGGCATACCGGGCGCCGGCAACATCCTGGTGTTCAACAACGGCGTCGGCCGATCCTGGGAGCGGTACTCAACCGTCGACGAGTTCACGCCGCCCTTGCAGGCCGACGGCAGCTACACGCGTACGGCGGGCGAGGCCTTCGGGCCCGACGAACTGGTGTGGTCGTATATCGCGCCCGAACCCGGAGATTTGTATTCCCTGAATGTCTCCGGCGTGCAGCGCCTGCCCAACGGCAACACGCTCGTGTGCAGCGGCAACCAGGGCGAAATTTTCGAAGTGACCCCGGATGGACAAATGGTGTGGATCTACATCAACCCGGCCACGGCGTTCGGCGTGCTGGATCAATACGACCAGGTGCCCACGACCCCGGGCGGCAACGCCAATTCGCTGTTCAAGACGCGGCGGTATGCGCCGGGTTACTCCGGCTTTGAGGGGCGCGACATGACGCCCGGCGACTACGTGGAGGGCGGCGGTTGA